In Treponema sp. OMZ 798, the following proteins share a genomic window:
- a CDS encoding ABC transporter ATP-binding protein has product MSKEPIFEVENLVQEFSQGRYSKAVVHALNGVTLSVYEGETLGLVGETGCGKSTLCRAMMRLYKPTSGVIKYRGRDITYLKEKKLKDVRSDVQMIFQDPAESMNSRMNVGYVIEEPLIIQTKMTADERKAKVLQLLKDVGLPEDAYYRYPHEFSGGQRQRIAIARALAVDPKIVVCDEPVSALDVSVQSQVLNLLLDMQETRKLTVIFISHGLNVVRHMSDRIAVMYLGSIMELATSSAIYSEPVHPYTQALIAAIPDTDPSKRQRRIPFTGEIPSPINLPPGCPFHLNCTKKIDKCSVEKPVLKDIGGGHMCACHLV; this is encoded by the coding sequence ATGAGCAAAGAACCTATTTTTGAAGTTGAAAATTTAGTACAAGAGTTTTCGCAAGGCAGGTACAGCAAGGCTGTAGTTCATGCCTTAAACGGTGTAACCCTTTCGGTTTATGAGGGCGAAACTCTCGGTTTGGTAGGCGAGACCGGCTGCGGTAAAAGTACCCTTTGCCGAGCTATGATGCGTCTTTATAAGCCTACCTCCGGCGTAATAAAATATAGAGGCAGAGATATTACCTACCTTAAAGAAAAAAAATTAAAAGACGTACGAAGCGATGTTCAGATGATATTCCAAGATCCTGCAGAGTCTATGAATTCCCGTATGAATGTAGGCTACGTAATCGAAGAACCTCTAATTATACAGACAAAGATGACTGCAGATGAGCGCAAAGCAAAAGTTTTGCAGCTTTTAAAGGACGTAGGTCTTCCTGAAGATGCATACTATAGATATCCGCACGAATTTTCAGGCGGACAAAGGCAGAGAATAGCTATTGCCCGCGCCTTGGCTGTAGACCCCAAAATTGTAGTTTGCGATGAACCTGTAAGCGCCTTGGACGTTTCCGTTCAGTCTCAGGTTTTAAACCTGCTTCTCGATATGCAGGAAACAAGAAAGCTGACGGTTATCTTTATTTCTCACGGCTTAAACGTTGTTAGGCACATGTCCGACAGAATTGCAGTTATGTATTTGGGTTCTATTATGGAACTTGCTACCTCTTCTGCAATATACTCGGAACCTGTTCATCCTTATACTCAGGCCCTTATAGCGGCCATACCGGATACGGATCCGTCAAAGAGACAAAGGCGAATTCCCTTTACAGGTGAAATCCCTTCACCGATTAACCTGCCTCCGGGCTGTCCCTTCCATCTAAACTGTACAAAGAAGATTGATAAGTGCTCTGTGGAAAAGCCTGTTCTTAAGGATATCGGCGGCGGACACATGTGTGCTTGCCATCTCGTTTAA
- a CDS encoding ABC transporter ATP-binding protein: MSDELLRVEDLSAGFVTDAGYVEVLDRINFSIKAGQTISLVGESGCGKSVTASSIMRILPHPYGEIRKGKILFEGRNLLDLPIEEMYQIRGSSIAMIFQEPMTALNPVHMVKKQVGEVLELHRPDIKKEEMPAHILKYLKDVEIPSAEQRLNNYPFQLSGGMRQRVMIAMALAGHPKLLIADEPTTALDVTVQAQILALIKELQRKTNMGVIYITHDMGVVAEVSDHVAVMYAGQIVETGPVETIFKNPRHPYTRGLIASMPKLDSKPKTRLPYIEGSVPAPRAYPATCRFAERCSYATDYCRANNPELEEFEQDHVIRCFRAREI, encoded by the coding sequence ATGAGTGATGAGCTTCTTAGAGTTGAAGACCTTTCTGCCGGTTTTGTTACAGATGCCGGATATGTTGAGGTTTTGGATAGGATAAATTTTAGTATAAAAGCAGGGCAGACTATTTCCTTGGTTGGAGAGTCCGGCTGCGGTAAGAGTGTTACTGCATCTTCTATAATGAGAATTTTGCCGCATCCTTACGGTGAAATAAGGAAGGGTAAGATATTATTTGAAGGGCGTAATTTGCTTGATTTGCCTATCGAAGAAATGTATCAGATTCGGGGTTCTTCAATTGCTATGATATTCCAAGAACCTATGACGGCTTTAAATCCCGTTCACATGGTAAAAAAGCAGGTCGGCGAAGTTTTGGAACTTCATAGACCGGATATTAAAAAAGAAGAAATGCCGGCTCATATTCTTAAATATTTAAAGGATGTTGAAATTCCTTCTGCCGAACAGCGCCTTAATAACTATCCTTTCCAGCTGTCGGGAGGAATGAGACAGAGAGTTATGATCGCCATGGCTCTGGCAGGTCATCCTAAACTTCTTATAGCAGATGAGCCGACAACCGCCTTGGACGTAACCGTTCAAGCTCAAATTTTGGCCCTAATCAAGGAATTACAGCGCAAAACCAATATGGGTGTTATTTATATTACCCACGATATGGGTGTTGTTGCCGAAGTTAGCGACCATGTTGCCGTTATGTATGCAGGTCAAATTGTTGAAACAGGGCCTGTAGAGACCATATTTAAAAATCCGAGGCATCCTTATACAAGGGGCTTAATTGCTTCAATGCCTAAGCTGGATTCAAAGCCTAAGACACGCCTTCCCTACATTGAAGGAAGCGTTCCGGCTCCTCGTGCATATCCCGCTACTTGCCGTTTTGCAGAGCGCTGCAGTTATGCTACCGATTATTGCCGAGCCAATAATCCGGAGCTTGAAGAATTTGAACAGGATCATGTAATCCGATGTTTTAGAGCGAGGGAAATATAA
- a CDS encoding extracellular solute-binding protein: MKRFVKIGTILVALAIVLTSCSKEGDLAKLGPSARYEHLLAEEAKKVPDFSVKVIEDKNLKVEGLPEDVVWLTANMPDFGSPQTKKGGTLHLSESQYAENYRFIGPQGNHSQRDYMYSSSGLMWASDETKDWYPVECSHWAFGADNQTVYYKLREEIKWSDGTPCTADDYVWAWQMWNDPLLDAPFYNKYGAKFEVKKINDYCIAVKWLESDKLTKYELIDNTNFVAYNKKFFNNGQLYKNWHVDFNWKYSPTIRPYVLDEEKTIKGEVLVLKRVKDWWGDSLPYFKNMANFDYIEIKVITGGADVEKEYFYKGELDIFGLTRAKEWNEAATQPNVTNGYIDRWIGNFTPTQGTQGWFMNVTSPFFKDKKVRTAMYYAFDIQGMIDNILQGEFKRYHNIGIGQEWAGYNFNDNTIRKPDFDPVKAGELLAEAGYDKLGSDGIRVNKEGKRASFELLYGGASTNEQFAYLKEQAKKAGVEIVLNLMEQGWIPKVFAKDYDMVSLRWTYRLQPTYWQFWSKENAEKEDTNNIWGYWSPEMEALLAVESDDSVPISEKAENNKKIERLVHEEALVIPNYYTDFYRTAAWKWIKFPSWGNMKFVKGVLGDTIYNYAWFDPAVKEEVEKARAEGKAFEPKIWKNSTRYVE, from the coding sequence ATGAAAAGATTTGTAAAGATTGGAACTATTTTAGTTGCACTTGCTATCGTTCTTACAAGCTGCTCTAAAGAAGGCGACTTAGCAAAATTGGGTCCTTCTGCCAGATACGAACACTTGCTGGCTGAAGAAGCTAAAAAAGTTCCCGATTTTAGTGTTAAGGTTATTGAAGACAAAAACCTTAAAGTTGAAGGCCTGCCCGAAGATGTCGTTTGGCTTACTGCAAACATGCCCGACTTCGGCTCCCCTCAGACAAAGAAGGGCGGTACTCTGCACCTTTCCGAATCCCAATATGCCGAAAACTACCGCTTTATCGGACCTCAGGGTAACCATTCTCAGAGAGACTATATGTATTCTTCTTCCGGCCTAATGTGGGCTTCCGATGAAACAAAGGATTGGTATCCCGTTGAATGTTCTCACTGGGCCTTCGGTGCCGACAATCAGACAGTTTACTACAAATTACGCGAAGAAATCAAATGGTCTGACGGAACTCCCTGTACAGCCGATGACTATGTATGGGCTTGGCAGATGTGGAATGATCCTCTCTTGGATGCTCCTTTCTACAATAAGTACGGTGCAAAATTTGAAGTTAAGAAGATCAACGATTATTGTATTGCAGTAAAGTGGCTTGAATCGGATAAGCTTACAAAATATGAGCTTATTGATAATACCAACTTTGTAGCTTACAATAAAAAATTCTTCAATAACGGACAGCTTTATAAGAACTGGCACGTTGACTTTAACTGGAAGTATTCTCCCACAATCCGACCCTATGTTTTGGATGAAGAAAAAACAATAAAGGGTGAAGTTCTTGTTTTAAAGAGGGTAAAGGACTGGTGGGGTGATTCTCTTCCCTATTTTAAAAACATGGCTAACTTTGATTATATCGAAATCAAGGTTATCACAGGCGGTGCAGATGTAGAAAAAGAGTACTTTTACAAGGGCGAGCTTGACATTTTCGGTTTAACCAGGGCTAAAGAATGGAACGAAGCTGCAACACAGCCCAACGTAACAAACGGCTATATCGACCGCTGGATCGGAAACTTTACTCCGACACAGGGTACTCAAGGCTGGTTTATGAACGTTACAAGCCCCTTCTTTAAAGATAAGAAGGTTAGAACAGCCATGTACTATGCCTTTGACATTCAGGGTATGATCGACAATATCTTGCAGGGCGAATTTAAACGATATCACAATATCGGTATCGGACAAGAATGGGCAGGATACAACTTTAACGACAATACTATCCGCAAGCCCGACTTTGATCCTGTCAAAGCAGGCGAGCTCCTTGCAGAAGCAGGCTATGATAAGCTTGGAAGCGACGGTATCCGTGTAAACAAAGAAGGCAAAAGAGCCAGCTTTGAACTCTTATATGGCGGTGCTTCAACTAATGAGCAGTTTGCTTACCTAAAAGAGCAGGCTAAAAAAGCCGGTGTCGAAATTGTCCTCAACCTTATGGAACAAGGATGGATACCCAAGGTCTTTGCAAAAGACTATGACATGGTTTCTTTAAGATGGACTTATAGGCTCCAGCCCACCTATTGGCAATTCTGGTCAAAAGAAAATGCCGAAAAAGAAGATACCAACAATATTTGGGGATATTGGAGTCCCGAAATGGAAGCCCTCCTTGCTGTTGAAAGCGATGACTCTGTTCCTATTTCTGAAAAGGCCGAAAACAACAAGAAGATTGAACGCCTTGTTCACGAAGAAGCTCTTGTAATCCCGAACTATTACACCGACTTTTACAGAACAGCTGCATGGAAGTGGATTAAGTTCCCTTCATGGGGTAACATGAAGTTCGTTAAGGGTGTACTTGGCGATACCATCTACAACTATGCTTGGTTTGATCCTGCTGTAAAAGAAGAGGTTGAAAAGGCCCGTGCCGAAGGCAAGGCTTTTGAACCTAAGATCTGGAAAAACAGTACAAGGTATGTTGAATAG
- a CDS encoding ABC transporter permease subunit: MTKADTNKDFFSKLKASWQLFRERMALSPLTKMRLHRFKQIKRARISLMFILVTYIISLFSELLINNRPILMKIDGKLYFPTYSKVLYATDFGLQLHNELELDYRAIKPILKETGRGWLIMPPVPYNPYETDSTPAPLSLSNIGCPVMGLSLNKPGEMPSDDASDYKWIDVSEVDGIRVSQDEDGTKRYVWIKFTENPDKARLSDFASIKRKYLGIAWNKKSSIESEDPKDYTWYKIGTEKGIAQPDGKYTWVRFAKGRSGEMYPPLAPSFKTKHFLGTDSIGRDILARLIYAYRICMSFSLLFVFITYLIGITIGILMGYIGGMFDTLFQRFIEIWEQIPFLYIVMILGSIFHLSFGWLLLVYLVFGWSGKTWAARAMTYRERERDYVLAAKSMGASTMRIVMLHILPNIIVIVITALPFAISGGISSLTGLDYLGYGLRPPTPSWGELLSMGTSMYKDAPWILSSTVTAFVFVLILITFIGEGLREAFDPKRYTVYK, translated from the coding sequence ATGACTAAGGCAGATACAAACAAAGATTTTTTTAGTAAATTAAAAGCTTCATGGCAATTGTTTAGAGAAAGAATGGCTTTAAGCCCTCTTACAAAAATGCGTTTGCACAGATTTAAGCAGATTAAGCGTGCAAGAATTTCTCTTATGTTCATTTTGGTAACTTACATCATTTCTCTTTTTTCGGAACTCCTTATAAATAACCGTCCCATATTGATGAAAATTGACGGAAAGTTGTATTTCCCGACATATTCAAAGGTTCTTTATGCAACGGATTTCGGTTTACAGCTGCATAATGAGCTGGAACTTGATTATAGGGCTATTAAGCCTATCTTAAAAGAAACGGGACGCGGCTGGCTTATAATGCCTCCCGTTCCTTATAACCCCTATGAAACGGACTCAACTCCGGCTCCACTTTCTTTAAGCAATATCGGCTGCCCTGTAATGGGCTTGAGCTTAAACAAGCCCGGCGAAATGCCTTCTGATGATGCATCCGATTATAAATGGATTGATGTATCGGAAGTTGACGGCATAAGGGTTTCTCAAGATGAAGACGGCACCAAAAGATATGTCTGGATTAAATTTACGGAAAATCCCGACAAGGCCCGCCTTTCGGACTTTGCTTCCATCAAAAGAAAGTATCTGGGTATAGCTTGGAATAAAAAATCTTCGATTGAGTCTGAAGATCCTAAGGATTATACATGGTACAAAATAGGTACCGAAAAGGGAATTGCCCAGCCCGACGGCAAGTATACATGGGTTAGATTTGCTAAGGGCCGAAGCGGTGAAATGTATCCTCCTCTTGCTCCTTCTTTTAAGACAAAACACTTTTTGGGTACTGACAGTATCGGAAGGGATATTTTGGCCCGTCTTATCTACGCCTACCGCATATGTATGTCCTTCTCTCTATTGTTTGTATTTATTACCTATTTAATAGGTATTACAATCGGTATTTTGATGGGATATATCGGAGGAATGTTTGACACTCTCTTTCAAAGGTTTATCGAAATATGGGAACAAATACCTTTCTTGTATATAGTTATGATTTTAGGCTCAATTTTCCACCTTTCATTCGGCTGGCTCTTGCTTGTCTATCTGGTATTCGGCTGGTCCGGTAAGACTTGGGCAGCCCGAGCTATGACCTACCGTGAACGGGAAAGAGATTATGTTTTAGCTGCTAAGTCAATGGGTGCAAGTACTATGCGTATAGTTATGCTCCATATTTTGCCGAATATCATAGTTATAGTTATTACAGCCTTGCCCTTTGCAATCTCAGGCGGTATTTCGTCTTTAACAGGTTTGGATTATCTTGGATACGGCTTACGTCCGCCTACGCCTAGTTGGGGAGAATTATTGAGTATGGGAACTTCCATGTATAAGGATGCTCCTTGGATCTTAAGCTCGACTGTAACAGCCTTTGTTTTTGTTCTTATATTGATTACGTTTATCGGAGAAGGTTTACGAGAAGCCTTTGATCCTAAGCGTTATACTGTTTATAAATAG
- a CDS encoding ABC transporter permease subunit — protein MNNYFVRRALLIIPTFIGITLVVFAITRAVPGGPVEQTLNQLIFGLEGKNTNKDVKNASALKAEIEKELRAYYGFDKPWYISYVQWMGKVLRGDLGRSTKYGDRVIDMVGSRIPISLRFGLISLILTYSVCIPLGMSKALKHKTVSDNISSFIIIITYALPSYVVAIIILTVFSFRLNIFPSGGLYSRNYAELSFFGKLGDNFMHMFLPMVAYTLGSFATLTIATKNYLMENMASDYVKTAVAKGRTFKDALWKHAFRNSMIPVAAGLGGILGVFFAGAFLIEKIFNINGMGFLGFKALEERDYAIVLGTLVITSLVSMVSNILSDFIVSLVDPRIKLGR, from the coding sequence ATGAATAACTATTTCGTTAGGCGTGCGTTATTGATTATTCCTACCTTCATAGGAATTACTCTGGTTGTTTTTGCAATTACACGTGCCGTACCCGGTGGGCCTGTCGAGCAGACCTTAAATCAACTTATTTTTGGCCTGGAAGGTAAGAATACTAACAAGGATGTAAAAAATGCCAGTGCTCTCAAAGCGGAAATTGAAAAAGAGCTTAGAGCCTATTACGGTTTTGATAAACCCTGGTATATTTCTTATGTTCAATGGATGGGTAAGGTGCTTAGAGGTGACTTAGGCCGTTCGACTAAATACGGAGATAGAGTCATAGATATGGTCGGTTCCCGTATTCCTATTTCATTGCGTTTCGGCCTTATCTCGCTGATATTAACCTATTCGGTTTGTATACCTTTGGGAATGTCCAAGGCCCTTAAGCATAAAACCGTATCTGATAACATTTCATCATTTATAATAATAATCACTTATGCTTTACCCAGCTATGTTGTTGCCATTATTATCCTCACCGTATTTTCTTTTAGGCTTAATATCTTCCCTTCAGGAGGTTTGTACTCCAGAAACTATGCCGAACTTTCGTTTTTCGGTAAATTGGGTGATAATTTTATGCACATGTTCTTGCCTATGGTTGCTTATACCTTGGGCAGTTTTGCAACCCTTACAATAGCCACCAAAAATTATCTGATGGAAAATATGGCATCCGACTATGTTAAGACGGCTGTCGCAAAGGGTAGAACCTTTAAGGATGCCCTATGGAAACATGCTTTTAGAAACAGTATGATTCCTGTAGCTGCCGGATTGGGCGGTATTTTAGGTGTTTTCTTTGCCGGTGCCTTCCTTATCGAAAAGATATTTAATATAAACGGAATGGGCTTTTTAGGTTTTAAGGCCTTGGAAGAAAGAGATTATGCCATTGTTTTAGGAACCCTTGTTATAACCTCCCTTGTTTCAATGGTGTCAAACATATTAAGCGACTTTATCGTATCACTTGTTGATCCGCGAATTAAACTTGGAAGGTAA